From the genome of Candidatus Eisenbacteria bacterium, one region includes:
- a CDS encoding HAD-IIA family hydrolase produces the protein MSKAVLCDIDGVILQDNNLIEGADRFVRGLLEKETPLVFLTNYPSQTPEDLRNRFASSGIHVPASCFYTSAMATAAFLEKQEGRKAYVIGEGALTHELYGIGFTITDIDPDYVVVGETRAFNWDMIRKAAWFIMQGARFIATNPDVAGPKGHPACGALCAPIERITGRKPFYIGKPSAWMLRAALNSVDAHSENSVIIGDNMRTDILAGVQAGIETILVLTGVGRQTDLDEFPFRPSRVYGSVAEIAEI, from the coding sequence GTGAGCAAGGCGGTCCTCTGCGACATCGACGGCGTCATTCTGCAGGACAACAACCTGATCGAAGGGGCGGACCGCTTCGTTCGCGGATTGCTCGAGAAGGAAACCCCGCTCGTTTTCCTCACGAACTATCCTTCCCAGACGCCCGAGGATCTACGCAACCGTTTCGCTTCCTCCGGGATCCACGTGCCGGCTTCCTGCTTCTACACCTCCGCCATGGCGACCGCCGCCTTTCTGGAGAAGCAGGAGGGACGTAAGGCGTACGTCATCGGCGAGGGAGCGCTCACCCATGAACTGTACGGCATCGGCTTCACCATCACCGACATCGACCCCGACTATGTCGTCGTCGGCGAGACGCGCGCCTTCAACTGGGACATGATCCGGAAGGCGGCGTGGTTTATCATGCAGGGGGCTCGATTCATCGCCACCAACCCGGACGTAGCGGGGCCGAAGGGACATCCGGCCTGCGGGGCGCTCTGCGCGCCCATCGAGAGGATCACGGGCAGGAAGCCCTTCTACATCGGCAAGCCGAGCGCCTGGATGCTCCGCGCCGCCCTGAACAGCGTGGACGCCCACTCCGAGAACAGCGTTATCATCGGCGACAACATGCGCACCGACATCCTCGCCGGCGTGCAGGCGGGCATCGAGACGATCCTGGTGCTGACCGGCGTGGGGCGACAGACCGATCTGGACGAGTTCCCCTTCCGCCCGAGCCGTGTCTACGGCAGCGTCGCCGAAATCGCCGAGATCTGA